From Budorcas taxicolor isolate Tak-1 chromosome 19, Takin1.1, whole genome shotgun sequence, the proteins below share one genomic window:
- the RAPGEFL1 gene encoding rap guanine nucleotide exchange factor-like 1 codes for MKPLEKFLKKQTSQLAGRTVAGGPGGGPGSCGGPGGGGGPGGGGGPAGGPRPLQRRQSVSRLLLPAFLREPPAEPGLEPPPEEDGGEPAGVAEELGSGGPCWLQLEEVPGPGPLGGGGPLRSPSSYSSDELSPGEPLTPPPWAPLGAPERPEHLLNWVLERLAGGATRDSAASDTLLDDIVLTHSLFLPTEKFLQELHQVSFVWAGGMEGPEGLGRKQACLAMLLHFLDTYQGLLQEEEGAGRIIKDLYLLIMKDESLYQDLREDTLRLHQLVETVELKIPEESQPPSKQVKPLFRHFRRIDSCLQTRVAFRGSDEIFCRVYMPDHSYVTIRSRLSASVQDILGSVTEKLQYSEEPAGREDSLILVAVASSGEKVLLQPTEDCVFTTLGINSHLFACTRDSFEALVPLPEEIQVSPGDTEIHRGEPEDVANHLTAFHWELFRCVHELEFVDYVFHGERGRRETANLELLLQRCSEVTHWVATEVLLCEAPGKRAQLLKKFIKIAAICKQNQDLLSFYAVVMGLDNAAVSRLRLTWEKLPGKFKNLFRKFENLTDPCRNHKSYREVISKMKPPVIPFVPLILKDLTFLHEGSKTLVDGLVNIEKLHSVAEKVRTVRKYRSRPLCLDMEASPHHLQTKAYVRQFQVIDNQNLLFELSYKLEANSQ; via the exons aTGAAGCCGCTGGAGAAATTTCTGAAGAAACAGACGTCGCAGCTGGCGGGGCGAACGGTGGCGGGAGGTCCCGGCGGGGGTCCGGGGAGCTGCGGCGggcctggagggggtgggggacctGGCGGGGGCGGCGGTCCAGCCGGGGGACCGCGGCCGCTGCAGCGGCGTCAGAGCGTGTCTCGCCTGCTGCTCCCAGCTTTCCTCCGGGAGCCCCCCGCCGAGCCGGGGCTGGAGCCGCCCCCAGAGGAGGACGGAGGAGAGCCGGCGGGGGTCGCGGAAGAGCTCGGCAGCGGAGGGCCCTGTTGGCTGCAGCTGGAGGAGGTCCCGGGGCCCGGGCCGCTTGGGGGAGGGGGACCCCTGCGTTCCCCTTCCTCGTACTCCTCAGACGAGCTGTCCCCCGGCGAGCCTCTGACTCCTCCACCCTGGGCCCCTCTGGGCGCCCCCGAGCGGCCGGAGCATCTTCTGAACTGGGTTCTGGAGCGGCTGGCCGGAGGGGCCACCAGGGACAGCGCCGCTTCAG ATACCCTGCTGGATGACATCGTCCTCACTCATTCGCTCTTCCTTCCCACGGAGAAATTTCTGCAGGAGCTGCACCA GGTCAGCTTTGTTTGGGCAGGAGGCATGGAAGGCCCTGAGGGGCTGGGCCGGAAGCAGGCCTGTCTAGCCATGCTCCTTCATTTCTTGGACACCTACCAGGGGCTgctgcaggaggaagagggggctgGCCGCATCATCAAG GACCTGTACCTGCTGATTATGAAGGATGAGTCTCTTTACCAGGACCTCCGAGAGGACACACTGAGGCTGCACCAGCTTGTGGAAACAGTGGAGCTAAA GATCCCGGAGGAGAGCCAGCCGCCCAGCAAGCAGGTAAAGCCACTCTTCCGCCACTTCCGTCGGATAGACTCCTGTCTGCAGACCCGCGTGGCTTTCCGGGGTTCCGATGAGA TCTTCTGCCGGGTCTACATGCCTGATCACTCTTACGTGACCATACGCAGCCGTCTCTCAGCATCTGTGCAGGACATTCTGGGCTCTGTGACGGAGAAATTGCAGTActcagaggagcctgcggggcgTGAGGATTCCCTCATCCTGGTTGCTGTGGCCTCCTCAGGAG AGAAGGTCCTTCTCCAGCCGACTGAAGACTGTGTCTTCACCACACTGGGCATCAACAGCCACCTGTTTGCTTGCACCCGAGACAGCTTTGAGGCCCTG GTGCCCCTTCCTGAGGAGATCCAGGTCTCCCCTGGAGACACGGAGATCCATCGCGGGGAGCCTGAGGACGTGGCCAACCACCTTACCGCCTTCCACTGGGAGCTGTTCCGCTGTGTGCACGAG CTGGAGTTCGTGGACTACGTGTTCCACGGGGAGCGCGGCCGCCGGGAGACGGCCAACCTCGAGCTGCTGCTGCAGCGCTGCAGCGAGGTTACCCACTGGGTGGCCACCGAGGTGCTGCTCTGCGAGGCCCCGGGCAAGCGCGCGCAGCTGCTCAAGAAGTTCATCAAGATCGCGGCCAT CTGCAAGCAGAATCAGGATCTGCTGTCCTTCTACGCCGTGGTCATGGGGCTGGACAACGCCGCCGTCAGCCGCCTGAGGCTCACCTGGGAG AAGCTGCCAGGGAAATTCAAGAACTTGTTCCGCAAATTCGAGAACCTGACG GACCCCTGCAGGAACCACAAAAGCTACCGGGAAGTGATCTCCAAGATGAAACCCCCTGTGATTCCTTTCGTGCCTCTGATCCTCAAAG ACCTGACTTTCCTGCACGAGGGAAGTAAGACCCTGGTAGATGGCTTGGTGAACATTGAGAAGCTG CATTCAGTGGCCGAAAAAGTGAGGACAGTCCGCAAATACCGGAGCCGGCCCCTTT GCCTTGATATGGAGGCCTCCCCACATCACCTGCAGACCAAGGCCTACGTGCGCCAGTTCCAGGTCATCGACAATCAGAACCTCCTCTTCGAGCTCTCCTACAAGCTGGAGGCCAACAGTCAGTGA